GGATGAGTGTTTTAGCCTTGATGACCTCAGAGTTGTTGACGTTGAGCTCGGTCATGGTGGGGTCGTTGCTGCGAACCTGTTCTATGAGGTCATCGAACATGCTGGAGTCCTCgtcttcttcctcctctactTTGGGCTTGCTAGGTGTGCTCTTGTTCGCCACACAGTTCCCACGTTGTTCATCACCCTTGATGGATTTTAGTCCTTCATTCAAATCTTTTCCCTTTTTCTCTTCTGTTTCCTTATCTGTGATACTCCTATCTTTCGCTTTCATACTGTCCTTACGTTTTAACACCATGTCTTTCTCCTTATCCTTACCATCTTCTTTCACTTTCTCCTTAGGATCCTCCTTCTCACTTCCGCTCTCCTCTTCTTTTGGTGACTTTTGACGCTCAAGTTTCAAGTCAAACTTGTCTTTATTGGGCTTGTCTTTCTCTTCCACTCTGGATTTCTTATCTTCTGGTTTACTCTCTTCAATGTGACTTTGCTTTTCCACCAACTTTGACACAAGTCCCCTTGTCTTGTTTTCACCTCTTTTCCTactctcctcctttctttctttctccttgaTCTCCTCTTTTTCCTTTTTCTCCTGTAACTTGGAGATCATTTCTTTTGTCTTATTACTGGTGCTCAATCTATTGTCTCTTTTCTCCTTCAGCTTGCTATCCTCATTTTTATCTCTTTCTTTGGCATCCTCTTTCTCTACAATGTCCCTACTCTCCCCTCTCCCGAATCTGTCTCTAGTTGTATCTTTCACGTCAGTGTCACTACTCTCAACTCTTTTGAAGCTTTCTCTAGGGGTCTCTTTCACATCTTTTtctttgctctcctctctcctgtatctaCTGGACAGGCTGGCTCTGTCCTCTTTAGTACAGTCCGGGCCTTTGTTATTTCTCTCCACCATCTTGTTCTCTCGTTCAGTGGAGATACTTGATTGCCTCCTgatccctcctccttccttcccctcctgaCTCAGGCCCATCTTCCTCAGGTACTCTTGTTTCCGGCTCTCCTTCTTGGGTTCTCCCTGCAGGAGAAGAAACATTACATAGGAATGTTTCCACAGTGAAGTGAATCTGAATAGTATACTGTACACATTGACGAGACTTTCAAGAATCCACACAACAATTCAAACAGTAATAccctgaacaaaatataaacacatcattaaagtgttggtcccatgtttcatgagcagaaataaaatatcccagaaatgttccatatgcacaaaaagtgtatttctctaACACTTGgagaacaaatttgtttacatccatgttagtgagcatttcctctttgccaagataatccatccactggacaggtgtggcatatcaagaagctgattaaatagcatgatcattacacaggtgcaccttttgctggggtcaataaaaagccactaaaaatgtgcagttttgtcacacaacacaatgccacagatgtctcaagttgagggagagtgcatttggcatgttgactgcaggaatgtccaccagagctgttgccaaataattttatgttaatttctctaccataagccgcctccaacgtctaTTTAGTGGAattggcagtaagtccaaccaacctcataaccgcagaccacgtgtatggcgtcgtgtggacgagtggtttgctgatgtcaacattgtgaacagagtgccccatggtggcggtgggttatggtatgggcaggcataagctaaggacaatgaatacaattgcattttatcaatggtcTTGAGGcactgccccatgtcgcaaggatctgtacacaattcctggaagctgtcccagttcttccatggcctgcatactcaccagacatgtcacccattgagcatgtttgggatgctctggattgacatgtacgacagcggGTTCCTGTTCCTGGCAATATCcaacaactttgcacagccattgaagaggaatgtgacaacattctacaggccacaatcaacagcctgatcaactctatgcgaaggagatgtcgcattgcatgaggcaaatggtggtcactggtggacactgactggttttctgatctacgccCCTAACTTCTTTTTAAAGgattctgtgaccaacagatgcatatctgtatacccagtcatgtgaaatccatagattagggtctaatgattttatttcaattgaccgatttcctgCTATGAACTATT
This sequence is a window from Oncorhynchus kisutch isolate 150728-3 linkage group LG1, Okis_V2, whole genome shotgun sequence. Protein-coding genes within it:
- the LOC109899010 gene encoding leiomodin-1; this encodes MSRRKVRGLTRTGRQVSEDPDLDNLLSNLSPEEMEELEKEVLVIPDLDPNEGIEQPATNAVRDRDAKLDSRERPGKLSQREQSIEGEPKKESRKQEYLRKMGLSQEGKEGGGIRRQSSISTERENKMVERNNKGPDCTKEDRASLSSRYRREESKEKDVKETPRESFKRVESSDTDVKDTTRDRFGRGESRDIVEKEDAKERDKNEDSKLKEKRDNRLSTSNKTKEMISKLQEKKEKEEIKEKERKEESRKRGENKTRGLVSKLVEKQSHIEESKPEDKKSRVEEKDKPNKDKFDLKLERQKSPKEEESGSEKEDPKEKVKEDGKDKEKDMVLKRKDSMKAKDRSITDKETEEKKGKDLNEGLKSIKGDEQRGNCVANKSTPSKPKVEEEEDEDSSMFDDLIEQVRSNDPTMTELNVNNSEVIKAKTLIQFAEALNKNTHIKTFALANCRADDHVAYAIAGTLRSNTSITSINLDSNLLTPKGIMSLIQALQKNTTLTELRFHNQRHICGGKTEMEMTKILKDNTTLLKLGYGFELAGPRMTMTNILSRNMDKQRQRRLQEQKLAQANGEKKGALEVPKTAGGFLRGSPKASPTPSPHPSPMPSPKLTPKRGRGGGPPPPPPPGGPPPPPMLDIDSLRNSLTPASQRKMDDKANKAGVNSRDQLLDSIRNANMMKLKKVAVPKLLQ